A region of the Sphingobium yanoikuyae genome:
CATTTGGCCGATCTTCTTGCCGAAGTTCGCCCTCCGTTACTGGGCCCCGTTCCGAAAGTCCTAGCGTCGGATCCAATACAGGCGTCCCCCCCTGATGCCGGATAGAGACCTCCGACTATTCGAGACGCTGCAACATTATCTTCCGGAATTCGACGGGATGCCCTTCACTCTGCAAGGCGACATAGCCTCTGCCGAGATGAAGCGTGCCACCCGCAGTCGCAATCAAGGGGCGAGCGTCATCATCTTCGGGATCCAGTTGCGCCCCGGAATAACGCAATACTGGCTTCCCATCGATGAAATGCGTAATCTGACCAGAGGGAAGGACTTCGACTTCCGCCTCGGTCCAGCGGCCGATGGGAATAAGAGGCGAGGTGGAGGCGATGCAATGCGGCAGGTCGCGATTGCCATCGACGACGACGGTCGTTCCCGGTGTACACAGATTGCCGCTGGGTTCCTCCGACGGGCGAGGGACGCCAAGCAACTGCATTTCCAGGCTCACCGGAAACGCCTGATCCTTTCGCATCGTTTCTGGCGCTTGAGCAAGAAGCATAAGCCCGGAGTTGGTGGCCTGCCACGGCTTGATACCCGCGATGGACTGACCAGTGAAACGATATTCAAAACGAATCCGAAATGACTTGAGTTGCGTGTGCCAGAACAGGTGGCCGAACTCTCCGTTGAAGGCCTCATATTCGTCGTAGGAGACGTGGATAGCGCCATCTTTTACGATGAAAGTGTGTCGAGGATCCTCGCCCAGGGCATGGCCCGTGATTTTCGGAACCCAGCCGGACAAATCCTTCCCGTCGAATATGGGCTCCCATTTGGTGGCAGGGGCCGCCGCCCCAGACAACAGGCCTATACCAAAGAGCGCAGCGATTTGTCGCAATGGCCTGGTCGATCCTGCTCCGAGCATGCGCTTCTTCTCCTTGTTGCCGTTGTGCCGATCCACCGGTCAGCCAAACTCATCGCCAGAAAGGGAGGTGAAAACAATGCTCCCCACTAACGCTCCGCATTCCCCCACAGTGAAATTTCAGATCATCCATCCAGAACGGTCTTCATATCTTCAAGGGCGAGGGCGATGAGAATTTCCATGCTCGTTCGGGCTTTGCGCGGATCGCGCCGCGCGATTGCGTCCACCACCCTCGCATGATCCGGTACAGGATCGCCCAAAGGTTGGATCGCTGCCGATGACATCGATTTTGGTTCAATTTTAAAGCGCCATGGCTCAATTTTGCCGATCACCGACAGCGAGTATCGTGCAATTCTGGAGTCCTTTGGGCGAAGCAATTATTCGCGTGATTGCAGACCACACTGAGATGTAAAAGCCCTCATCATTTCTGATCCGCACACGCTGACATCGCCGATCCGGCTCTTATCGATCGCAAGTGCCATTGCCTCATTCGAGCGATTGCGGATTCGATAAAATCGGCCTGATCGGGCTTCAGGCAGAAAACAGCCACACAAATTGTCTTAAGGGCTTGAAGAGCAGCAGGTGGCTGCAATTATTGAAATGAAAATCTCATCCTCACCCTGACGGCTGCAGCCGCCGCAGGGTGGGGAGAAAGAACCCACCTCAAATGATCTATGTCAGTGAAGAAGACCGCAAGCGCATCGCGCTTGCGAAGGAGGCCGCTCGCGCATTCGCCGGGATGGTCGGCTGGATGGTCGAGCCTTGCACATCGCCAATGCCGTCCGTGCTAGCGGACTTCGAATATGCCGACCGCGCCAACATCGTGATGGCGCACTGGCAAAAGAAGCTCTCGCTCACCGCCCTCATCAAAGCCGTTGCCGAGTGTCGAACTGATCTTCTCCTGGTCGAGCCGAGCCACGTCTCAGGAAAGCAGGCCGGCAACTACATCACGCTGTTGCTGTGGCGCGATGGTGAGGTTCAGATCATCACGAGCCTCGGGATGTGGCTTCAGGAACCCGGCGGGCCGATCCACCTGGTCACAAATCCGGAGAGCCGCGACGAGATGCGGGCATTCATGGTCGATCGCGGCGGCATTTGTCCGCTGCCAACTCTGCCCTGGTCAACCGCAGAAGCAGAACGGCTCGGTTTCTCGACCGCCCGACGCCACTGGGAGCTGACCGTGGAAGGGCGTTGCGCATGAGCGGGAACGACAATCTCCGATGGCTGGACAACCTGCCGGTTGGCTGGGCGCAGCTCTACCGCGACCTCCTGTCTGATCTCGCGGCGAACGGCATCACGGCCTGCGTGGACGAGGCGAAGGAAAAATTCGGTTCGCTCCGGATTTATCTCGAGCCCAGGGTTCCCGAAGCACGACCCTACATCGCCGCAGCCGAAGAGCGGTCCAAGGTTACCTGCCAACGATGCGGCGATCCGGGAGAAATGCTCATGCGTAATCGCATCGTTGCCACTCTCTGTCCGGTCCACGGCGACGGCTTTTCCAAGCCAGCCAGGCCGCCGGTGGTCACGGTTTACATAAAGACGGTGGACATCTCGGACGAGTAGGCGCCGCCGCCGCGGCGAAGGCCAAGTTTGAAGTGGCTCAGGCAGCTGAGCAAAATGGAATGAAAAAAGGGGCAAGGCGCGGCACCGCTCGGCTGCCGCGCGCCCTCAACGCGAAAGTCTCTCAATATGCAGGATAATGTTACACCGTGTTCCTTCGGGAGCGCGAACGGCTTGCCGTGGATCAAAGCTGCAACCCATCGCGCCATCATGATGCTGGCGGCAGATATTGGCGGGCCGATCGACTTCAGCCCGGAGCGGCGCTTCCCGGGCGCGCGGCATGGCGTGCTACTGGAAGGCGCCAATCTCCTGATCGTCGGGACCCGGACCGGGCCGAACATCGGGCTAAATGACGTCAGCGCGGTCGCGAGGCCGTATGGTATGGACCTGCTGCTCGCGCGCTTCTCTGGTCCAGTCGTGAAATACGACATTTATCGCTGCAAAGACGATCAGTGGTTTACCGGCTATCAGCGCGCATGGTTTGAGGACCGCTACTGGTTCTGCCCGCCCGATGAAGTCGATCAGCCATTCATCCTGGCACACCGGCGCGGCCTGCAATTCTCCACCCATGCGCCTTGCCCCGATGCCCGGCGCTTTGAAGCCGGTCTCTCGCTGGCGGCGCAGACCAGCACGCAGTGGCAGGAGGCGGCATGAGCAAAGCCAAATCGAAGCCTGCCACGGCCGATCAGCCAGAGATGCTGTCCTGCTTCACGCTGGATCCTGCCGATGACGGCAGCTTCAAATATATCCGCTACTTCTACAAACAGGATGTACATCGTGCCGGAATAGCCGACATGGTTATGGCGAAGCTGACGCCTGCCGGGCACAAGGCATCGCGTCATGATTTGCTGCTGCCTGACGCAGCCAGCGGTGAATATATGGACCTCAGCTATCTGCTGCAGCGCTACGATGCGATGCTGCCCGCGGCTGAGCGGACCGGATACGCCCAATTCACCCTGGCACTGCCATCAGATCAGCCACCGAATGTGGGATGGGAGCAGGTGCGAGCGTGGGTTCGGAGCTATTTTGTGCGTCAGGAGCAGCTCGCCGCACTGATGGTTCTCCATCTGCCCTATCTGGCGGGGTCATCAAATGCCGCTCACATCCATATCCTGCTCCCGGCACGCCGGCTGTCGATGAATGGGTTTACCGGCCAGGCACGCGACGTCTGTTCGGATAGTGGCTGCCATGATGCATGGAACGCCTGGATCAGCTTTCAGAAGGAGGGCGGCTCATGCGTAAAGTGACGATGATCGATCCGCCCCATGGCTGGCGCTATGGCTTTCCCAAGCCCCTCACTCTTGGTGAGGGGCAGAGCCTGCAGGATTGGTTGATCGAAAATGGATACCCCCAGGCCGAGATCAACGTCTTCGGGATCGTCCATCTGCCTTGCCGGTACTGGACGCGGGAAATCGAGGAGCCGCCGCCCCATGAACTGAACGCGCATGACATAGGCGAGAGGAGGAAGCTCATCCTTGCCCGCCGTCTTATCGCCGCGCTTCGGGCCAATCTGGACCTCATCATTCAGGCGCAGGCGGAGAATGACCGGCAGCTGGCAAGCCATCGTGCGACCATTGGAAACAGGGCATGGCGCTTTCTACTGAGGCGATCCATCGATGAGATCATCGCCTATATGCTTCAGAAGTCCCCGACCGGGAGAACTCTACGTTCAACCAGTCCATTCTCCATGATCCTGCCGCCCGAGCCCGAAGCAGAACGGCGAAGGATGTGGCGTGCGGCCAAGGCAGAGTTGCTCGCCGATTACCTGAGCGGGGGAAAGGGAATCAGAAATTTCCAGCTCAGGCCAAACGCAGACCGAGACACTATCGATATGGAAAATTGAAAAAGGAAATCCACAGGCGTGTCAGATTTTCCCAGCATGCTCCTGCATGCTTATTTGACCTATATTTGACAACTTTCTCAGGCAGTCGCCTAAGCCATTGAAAAATATGGTGACCCCTACGGGAATCGAACCCGTGTTTCAGCCGTGAAAGGGCCGCGTCCTAACCGCTAGACGAAGGGGCCGTTCGTTGTCGCCGCCGTGGCAGCGCTGCGAAGCGAGGGCGCAATTAGGCGGGACTGGCGAAAGGGTCAACCCCCTTTGCGCAAGAAAATTGCAATCTTTCTCAATCCGCCCAGGCGGCGTCCTCCAGATG
Encoded here:
- a CDS encoding 3-keto-disaccharide hydrolase; this translates as MDRHNGNKEKKRMLGAGSTRPLRQIAALFGIGLLSGAAAPATKWEPIFDGKDLSGWVPKITGHALGEDPRHTFIVKDGAIHVSYDEYEAFNGEFGHLFWHTQLKSFRIRFEYRFTGQSIAGIKPWQATNSGLMLLAQAPETMRKDQAFPVSLEMQLLGVPRPSEEPSGNLCTPGTTVVVDGNRDLPHCIASTSPLIPIGRWTEAEVEVLPSGQITHFIDGKPVLRYSGAQLDPEDDDARPLIATAGGTLHLGRGYVALQSEGHPVEFRKIMLQRLE